A genomic segment from Spinacia oleracea cultivar Varoflay chromosome 3, BTI_SOV_V1, whole genome shotgun sequence encodes:
- the LOC130469906 gene encoding uncharacterized protein has translation MNENRNWNGYRDGNFQGRINQGHNNKNSSDRVYHCKMFCNNHYGRNCKGDLVTCNHCQKKGYREYECFPKQKKEQNSNVSGNQGKSGYNQSENHSSKPVGYRTTRETTISLPMRTTTIIRLRVNWATYPFVSSSVVKILKLVDFEVIDLLVSMPTGVTIRYTKLFKNLHLKIRDCNFPSNLIEFSLGDLDVILGMHWLSLFKASIDCKIQKVSLRNPVGKLTSYRRLEKSKNLGIEDVPIVNEFLDVFPSEISEHDEHLSVILETLRKNQLYAKSSKCEFRLEKVVFLGHYVSKEVVFVDPANIQDVSKCPAPKNICV, from the exons atgaatgagaataggaatTGGAATGGATATAGAGATGGAAATTTTCAAGGAAGGATCAATCAGGGGCACAATAATAAGAACTCATCTGATagagtgtatcactgtaagatgtTTTGTAATAATCACTATGGTAGAAACTGTAAGGGAGACTTAGTGACTTGCAACCACTGTCAGAAAAAGGGatatagggagtatgagtgctttcctaagcagaaaaaggaacaaaatagcaATGTGAGTGGTAACCAAGGAAAGTCAGGGTATAACCAATCCGAAAATCACAGTTCGAAGCCTGTAGGGTACAGAACAACCAGGGAAACCACAATAAGTCTGCCAATGAGAACAACGACCATAATAAGGCTCCGGGTAAACT gggcaacttATCCTTTTGTTTCGTCCTCTGTTGTTAAAAttctgaagttagtagattttgaagtGATTGATTTACTTGTTAGTAtgcctactggtgtaaccataaggtataccaagttgtttaagaacttgcATTTGAAGATAAGAGACTGTAATTTTCCTTCTAATTTGATAGAGTTTAGTCTGGGTGACCTAGATGTAATTTTGGGGATGCATTGGCTAAGTTTGTTCAAGGCCAGTATAGACTgtaaaattcagaaagtaagtttaaggaaccctgTTGGGAAATTGACCTCATATAGACGTcttgagaagtccaagaaccttggG ATCGAGGATGTACCAATTGTGAATGAATTCTTGGATGTGTTCCCTAGTGAGATTTCAG AGCATGATGAACACTTGAGCGTTatattggagacgcttaggaagaatcAATTGTATGCAAAGTCCTCTAAGTGTGAGTTTCGTTTGGAGAAAGTAGTATTTTTGGGACACTACGTGTCGAAGGAAGTAGTCTTTGTAGATCCTGCTAATATTcaagatgtgagtaagtgtCCTGCTCCAAAGAATATATGTGTCTGA